A region from the Ctenopharyngodon idella isolate HZGC_01 chromosome 13, HZGC01, whole genome shotgun sequence genome encodes:
- the gng2 gene encoding guanine nucleotide-binding protein G(I)/G(S)/G(O) subunit gamma-2, whose product MATNNTASIAQARRLVEQLKMEANIDRIKVSKAAADLTSYCEAHAKEDPLLSPVPASENPFREKKFFCAIL is encoded by the exons ATGGCCACCAACAACACTGCTAGCATTGCTCAGGCTCGCAGACTGGTGGAGCAGCTCAAGATGGAGGCCAATATTGACAGGATAAAG GTCTCCAAAGCAGCAGCAGATCTGACATCATACTGCGAAGCCCATGCTAAAGAGGATCCTCTGCTGTCCCCCGTGCCTGCGTCCGAGAACCCCTTCAGGGAGAAGAAGTTCTTCTGTGCCATCCTGTAA